The following are encoded in a window of Penicillium oxalicum strain HP7-1 chromosome II, whole genome shotgun sequence genomic DNA:
- a CDS encoding Beta-glucosidase 1B: MDLKAVEDLKGVLRSDFFHGYATAAAQIEGAWDRDGKGLSIWDTFGHTPGKISDGSTADDATRAYDFYREDVALMKSYGVNAYRFSLAWSRIIPLGGCDDPVNEKGIEFYSNLIDELLRHDITPFVTLFHWDTPQALEERYGGMLNQEAFTRDFVRYARVCFERFGDRVKHWITYNEPGVYTLAGYAAGVHAPGRSSFRERNAEGDSSTEPFIVAHTELVSHGHVSRMYREEFQPRQNGTLGITLHGNWSEPWDEDDPLDQEAAERAREFEIAWFADPLYKTGDYPASMRAQLGDRLPRFTAEESKLVLGSSAFYGMNSYTTFFVRHKTTPPDINDHKGNIESHDENKQGIPRGEESDTPWLRAAPTGFRKLLNWIYQRYQMPIYVTENGTTAKGEVAPTPEVLHDTFRIKFFEGYVGQALARAVKEDGVDIRSYFAWTFTDNWGELTVLQASKRARWLTPFPFSLLFFNFTEWAAGYSDRFGSTFIDFDSQDKTRYPKQSAYYLDKLFKHLIQQA; this comes from the coding sequence ATGGACTTGAAAGCCGTGGAGGATCTCAAAGGAGTCCTTCGGTCAGACTTTTTCCACGGCTACGCAACCGCCGCTGCCCAAATTGAAGGGGCATGGGACCGCGATGGCAAAGGACTGTCGATCTGGGACACCTTCGGTCATACTCCCGGCAAGATCTCAGATGGAAGTACGGCCGACGATGCGACCAGAGCATACGACTTTTATCGCGAGGACGTGGCTCTCATGAAATCATACGGTGTGAATGCCTACCGATTCTCTCTTGCCTGGTCACGGATCATCCCACTCGGCGGCTGCGACGACCCCGTCAACGAGAAAGGTATCGAGTTCTATTCGAACCTGATTGACGAGCTGCTCCGTCACGACATCACCCCATTTGTCACTCTGTTCCACTGGGACACTCCCCAGGCCCTTGAAGAGCGATATGGGGGCATGTTGAATCAGGAAGCCTTTACGCGGGATTTTGTCCGCTACGCGCGGGTGTGTTTTGAGCGTTTCGGTGACCGAGTCAAGCACTGGATCACATACAACGAGCCTGGTGTCTATACACTTGCCGGGTACGCTGCTGGCGTGCACGCTCCGGGGCGATCATCCTTCCGTGAGCGAAATGCCGAAGGTGACTCGTCCACCGAGCCGTTCATCGTGGCCCACACCGAACTTGTCTCGCACGGCCATGTGTCACGAATGTATCGTGAAGAGTTTCAGCCACGTCAGAACGGGACTCTGGGGATCACCCTGCATGGGAACTGGTCTGAGCCCTGGGACGAAGACGATCCTCTCGATCAAGAAGCCGCCGAACGGGCGCGTGAGTTCGAAATCGCCTGGTTTGCCGACCCGCTTTACAAAACGGGGGATTATCCGGCGTCGATGCGAGCACAATTGGGCGATCGACTGCCGCGTTTCACGGCCGAGGAATCCAAGCTGGTCTTGGGAAGTTCGGCGTTCTACGGCATGAACAGCTACACCACTTTTTTTGTCCGACACAAAACGACCCCCCCTGACATCAATGATCACAAGGGAAATATCGAGAGTCACGATGAAAACAAACAGGGTATCCCCCGCGGCGAAGAAAGTGACACGCCTTGGCTGCGGGCCGCACCGACTGGCTTCCGCAAACTTCTGAATTGGATCTACCAGCGGTACCAGATGCCGATCTACGTGACTGAGAATGGAACCACGGCCAAGGGGGAAGTGGCACCGACTCCTGAAGTCCTCCACGACACCTTCCGCATCAAGTTCTTCGAAGGGTATGTTGGGCAAGCATTGGCTCGGGCCgtcaaagaagatggcgTGGATATTCGATCCTACTTTGCGTGGACATTTACCGACAATTGGGGTGAGTTGACTGTCCTCCAGGCTTCGAAGAGGGCAAGATGGCTGActcctttccctttttccctccttttcttcaacTTTACAGAATGGGCTGCTGGATACTCGGATCGATTCGGTTCCACCTTTATCGACTTTGATTCTCAAGACAAGACCCGTTATCCCAAGCAGTCGGCCTACTATCTGGACAAGTTGTTCAAGCATCTCATCCAGCAAGCATAA